One genomic region from Leptolyngbyaceae cyanobacterium JSC-12 encodes:
- a CDS encoding hypothetical protein (IMG reference gene:2510095422), which yields MENLGTQLSQFLEPIAAWFRTLNTPEPIVHWGHPVMMGIVAFVMGSYVAYAGWQGRLSPNKDTQIKSRADHRKLAPLMTLFITLGYTGGILSLVMQNKPILQSPHFWTGSAVVLLLWTNGLISLSGFGGDKPALRMTHAYLGSLVMLLLLIHAAFGLKLGLSI from the coding sequence ATGGAGAATTTAGGAACTCAGCTCAGTCAATTTCTGGAACCGATCGCTGCCTGGTTCCGTACCCTCAATACGCCAGAGCCAATTGTACATTGGGGGCATCCCGTAATGATGGGCATTGTTGCGTTCGTCATGGGTAGTTATGTTGCTTATGCTGGTTGGCAAGGGCGACTTTCACCTAACAAAGATACGCAAATCAAAAGCCGTGCAGATCACCGGAAACTAGCTCCATTAATGACTTTATTTATTACGCTGGGTTACACAGGTGGTATTTTGTCGCTTGTGATGCAAAATAAACCAATTTTGCAAAGTCCTCATTTTTGGACTGGTTCAGCTGTGGTGTTGCTGCTGTGGACCAATGGCTTAATTTCACTCAGCGGGTTTGGTGGTGATAAACCTGCTTTAAGAATGACCCATGCCTATCTGGGAAGCCTAGTAATGCTGCTCTTATTGATTCATGCTGCGTTTGGACTGAAACTAGGATTATCTATCTGA
- a CDS encoding ComEC/Rec2-related protein (IMG reference gene:2510095423~PFAM: Competence protein~TIGRFAM: ComEC/Rec2-related protein) translates to MGSITAAIACIAWIVGLLFTAIPFGGWILLGVGILATLLVPHFWKTALSAKLWLVAGVIALLANGYFHLRLPQPQNHDISRLLSPTESALTVLVTGNISSLPQLTRNHKAQFWLQAQQIAPIGDGKPITGKVYVTVPPEQATKLHPGQRVSVSGVLYLPKPAANPQGFDFKAFLQKEGSFAGLRGDRVELQQDSTGWGWWQVQQRIVQAQQKSLGSPEGALVSAMVLGGRSVDLPYDVKDAFVRVGLAHALAASGFQTSLILGVMLALTRRFSERVQCVAGSLALASFVGLAGLQPAVLRAALMGLGGLLALGLNRKMKPLGALLLTATSLLVINPLWIFDLGFQLSFLATLGLLVTVPPLTKRLDWMPTAIAPLIAVPIAAYIWTLPLQLGAFGVLSPYSIPANMLTSPLISLISLGGMASAMVAIVWLDGGSALAGLLKYPTQALIAIVNGFNRLPGNALAIGTVSVVVVITLYTLIGLSSFHRWWQKRWWYSLAMAIMLLIMPLWAGAHLTKVTVLATNREPVLVLRDRGRVLVLGEVEPQTAQFTLIPYLQKHGINQIDWAVSLDSSMATNWNAMSQQISIKYLLQPSVTAVNYQPEQTSVTPQSVLVPLVLNQSVQVGATQIKLLNPNPAIAQFTIRNKTWLWLATMRMEEAKTILSMAQIPSAQILWWSGTFILPELVEAVNPEVAIASAQTVNPETAHYFQHRGIPVYITGQDGAIQWTGSKEFTPTLDAIN, encoded by the coding sequence ATGGGGTCTATTACAGCGGCGATCGCTTGCATTGCGTGGATTGTGGGATTGCTCTTTACTGCGATTCCCTTTGGAGGTTGGATTTTACTTGGAGTCGGGATTTTAGCAACCTTACTGGTTCCGCATTTCTGGAAAACGGCTCTGTCTGCGAAACTATGGCTAGTGGCAGGTGTGATTGCGCTCTTGGCAAATGGGTATTTTCACCTGCGCTTGCCCCAGCCTCAGAATCACGACATTAGCCGGTTGCTATCTCCCACCGAGAGTGCCTTAACTGTATTGGTTACAGGCAATATTTCTAGCTTGCCCCAGTTGACCCGGAATCACAAAGCACAGTTTTGGCTGCAAGCACAGCAAATTGCACCGATTGGAGACGGTAAACCCATTACTGGAAAGGTTTACGTCACTGTGCCACCCGAGCAGGCAACGAAATTGCATCCTGGGCAACGGGTGAGTGTATCGGGTGTGCTTTATCTACCAAAACCCGCTGCAAATCCTCAAGGGTTTGATTTCAAAGCATTTTTGCAGAAAGAAGGTAGTTTCGCTGGATTGCGGGGCGATCGCGTAGAACTGCAACAAGACTCTACTGGTTGGGGATGGTGGCAGGTGCAGCAGCGTATTGTGCAGGCACAGCAAAAAAGTCTGGGTTCTCCCGAAGGTGCATTAGTAAGTGCAATGGTGTTGGGCGGGCGATCTGTGGATCTACCTTACGACGTGAAAGATGCATTTGTACGAGTGGGACTTGCCCACGCATTGGCGGCTTCCGGCTTCCAAACTTCGTTGATCTTAGGAGTTATGCTGGCGTTAACTCGTCGCTTCTCAGAACGCGTGCAATGTGTCGCTGGTTCACTGGCGCTCGCAAGTTTTGTTGGTTTGGCAGGGTTGCAACCAGCAGTGTTAAGGGCTGCATTGATGGGATTGGGTGGATTGTTAGCACTGGGGCTAAATCGTAAGATGAAACCGCTGGGAGCACTGCTACTAACAGCAACAAGTCTGCTGGTTATAAATCCATTGTGGATTTTCGATTTGGGATTTCAACTCAGCTTTCTAGCAACTTTGGGATTGCTGGTTACGGTGCCGCCTTTAACAAAACGCCTGGATTGGATGCCAACTGCGATCGCGCCTCTCATTGCAGTTCCCATTGCTGCCTATATATGGACATTACCATTGCAATTGGGTGCATTTGGAGTGTTGTCTCCCTACAGCATTCCAGCAAACATGCTTACCAGTCCATTGATTTCCCTCATTAGCCTGGGAGGAATGGCAAGCGCTATGGTTGCAATCGTTTGGTTGGATGGCGGAAGTGCTCTGGCTGGGTTGCTAAAGTATCCCACCCAAGCATTGATTGCTATTGTGAATGGTTTTAACCGCTTACCTGGAAATGCCCTGGCAATTGGTACCGTCTCAGTCGTCGTGGTTATCACACTTTATACGCTGATTGGTTTATCCAGTTTCCATCGTTGGTGGCAAAAGCGGTGGTGGTATAGCTTAGCAATGGCAATTATGTTGCTGATCATGCCTTTGTGGGCTGGTGCACATTTAACAAAGGTAACCGTTTTGGCAACCAACCGAGAGCCTGTACTAGTGTTGCGAGATCGCGGTCGAGTATTGGTGCTGGGAGAAGTCGAACCGCAGACGGCCCAGTTCACTCTCATCCCTTACCTGCAAAAGCATGGAATCAATCAAATCGATTGGGCAGTTTCGCTAGATTCATCAATGGCGACTAACTGGAATGCAATGAGTCAACAAATATCAATCAAATACTTGTTGCAGCCTTCCGTCACTGCGGTCAACTATCAACCAGAGCAGACGAGTGTTACTCCGCAATCAGTGCTTGTACCGCTTGTACTCAATCAGTCTGTACAAGTGGGGGCAACTCAAATTAAGTTGCTCAATCCCAATCCTGCGATCGCTCAATTTACTATTCGCAACAAAACATGGCTCTGGCTGGCAACGATGCGAATGGAGGAAGCAAAAACTATCCTCAGCATGGCTCAAATTCCGTCTGCTCAAATTCTTTGGTGGAGTGGTACTTTCATTCTGCCAGAACTAGTAGAAGCGGTTAATCCTGAGGTTGCAATCGCTTCTGCCCAAACAGTAAATCCAGAAACAGCTCACTACTTTCAACATCGAGGCATTCCTGTCTACATCACTGGGCAAGATGGAGCTATCCAATGGACAGGATCTAAAGAATTTACCCCCACTCTGGATGCGATCAATTAA
- a CDS encoding hypothetical protein (IMG reference gene:2510095425): protein MSTWTARYTCHIAEEEQQLYDHLLNIVQTELPSQLVQRFRALFIDGVGYPDAEISAILDKIAASKAADQEFRFVLNRCCHILINRWQARPQFQSYIPALIDLFETTPSRSGFELSRSRSVRRVRELVKDFTATEQYLTLRRLAQVMGQNSDSGSLAGNEPLGMLIRRYPYLYDHCLLAEGSTYEQQQTIRQLRSRAQRQYEIDLSQFVTYQVRRSQLSRSNLPENAARVLKPVNNPTLLPDQELCKALKHFAGKSQGAYTYRDLAQCFLTHTSQAASFRAFKDDLYQYITSSVDAEYGNRQFNNQLYAQLKNTLPDSNAQKMNDFLLVRTCSQLLNFLVVESSQKPHHFLFIDLISNVGPAITTGLLLKIVLICRKVKPHLEKRFSILFNHYESSKREAVQWLVQAMEYLNLALSTNFSTLDLSFISQW from the coding sequence GTGAGCACCTGGACAGCCCGCTATACTTGCCACATCGCAGAAGAAGAGCAGCAACTGTATGACCATTTGCTGAATATTGTGCAGACGGAGTTACCGAGTCAGTTAGTACAACGATTTCGAGCGTTGTTTATTGATGGGGTCGGATACCCTGACGCAGAGATATCGGCGATTCTTGATAAAATCGCTGCTTCCAAAGCTGCTGATCAAGAGTTCCGCTTTGTTCTCAATCGCTGCTGCCATATCTTAATCAACCGCTGGCAAGCCCGCCCTCAATTTCAGTCTTACATTCCAGCTCTCATTGATCTGTTTGAGACAACGCCATCTCGCTCCGGATTTGAATTGTCACGTTCTCGTTCGGTTCGTCGCGTGCGGGAGTTGGTTAAAGACTTTACTGCAACTGAACAGTATCTTACCTTACGCCGCCTGGCTCAGGTAATGGGCCAGAATTCTGACTCGGGTAGCCTTGCTGGAAACGAGCCGTTGGGAATGTTGATTCGGCGCTATCCCTATCTTTACGACCACTGCCTCCTAGCAGAGGGTAGCACTTACGAGCAGCAGCAAACTATTCGCCAACTGCGATCGCGGGCACAACGCCAATACGAAATTGATTTATCGCAGTTTGTGACTTACCAGGTACGGCGATCGCAGCTTAGTCGGAGTAACCTACCGGAGAATGCAGCTCGAGTCTTAAAGCCTGTCAATAACCCCACCTTACTGCCAGATCAAGAATTGTGTAAAGCACTCAAGCATTTTGCTGGGAAATCGCAAGGAGCATATACCTATCGAGATTTAGCTCAATGCTTCTTAACCCATACTTCTCAAGCAGCGTCCTTCCGCGCATTTAAGGATGATTTGTATCAATACATCACATCATCAGTCGATGCAGAATACGGTAATCGTCAATTTAATAATCAACTTTACGCACAGCTTAAAAATACACTGCCAGACAGTAACGCTCAAAAAATGAATGACTTTCTACTAGTGAGAACATGCAGCCAGCTACTCAACTTTTTGGTAGTCGAAAGTTCACAAAAACCACATCATTTTTTATTTATTGACCTGATTTCAAACGTTGGACCGGCGATTACAACTGGGCTGCTGCTAAAAATTGTCTTAATTTGCCGAAAAGTGAAACCCCATCTGGAAAAGCGATTTTCTATTTTGTTCAATCATTATGAGTCCTCCAAACGAGAAGCGGTTCAGTGGCTAGTTCAGGCTATGGAGTACCTCAATCTGGCTTTAAGCACAAACTTTAGTACGCTCGACTTATCTTTCATCAGTCAGTGGTAG
- a CDS encoding SSU ribosomal protein S21P (IMG reference gene:2510095426~PFAM: Ribosomal protein S21~TIGRFAM: ribosomal protein S21) produces MTQVVLGENEGIDSALRRFKRQVSKAGILADLRSHRHFETPLEKRKRKAIVARRKRRYN; encoded by the coding sequence ATGACCCAAGTAGTTCTTGGTGAAAATGAAGGAATTGACTCAGCGCTCCGAAGATTTAAACGCCAGGTTTCTAAGGCAGGGATTTTGGCTGATTTGAGATCTCATCGCCACTTTGAAACTCCTTTGGAAAAGCGTAAGCGCAAAGCAATCGTGGCTCGTCGTAAGAGACGCTATAACTAA
- a CDS encoding Peptidase family M48 (IMG reference gene:2510095427~PFAM: Peptidase family M48) has protein sequence MTKLLFSRLRQARKWVYPFAALVTTVMLIAGQPLVSQALPWRDLIFRGIQVIQLSNLSDQQEVEIGRQINNQLVGQRIRLLQNPEITQYVNQIGQRLATQSSRPGIPYTFQVVNDNSVNAFATMGGFVYVNRGLLMLADNEAELASVMAHEIGHIAGRHAVKQMRETAIASGLVGAAGLDRNTAANIGVELAFKRPNSRRDEYEADTLGLETMRRSGYAPSAMVSFMSKLLRGGGSVPTFLSTHPATSERISRLQQSISQSSDFGDGLDSRVYRARLRSLS, from the coding sequence ATGACTAAATTGCTCTTTTCTCGGCTGCGTCAAGCCCGGAAATGGGTCTACCCGTTTGCGGCGTTAGTAACAACCGTGATGCTGATTGCTGGTCAACCACTTGTTTCCCAAGCGTTGCCTTGGCGGGATCTTATATTTCGAGGCATTCAAGTGATTCAGCTTTCTAATCTTTCCGATCAGCAGGAAGTAGAGATTGGTCGGCAAATCAATAATCAACTAGTCGGACAACGGATTCGACTTTTGCAAAACCCTGAAATTACCCAATACGTGAACCAGATTGGGCAACGATTAGCGACTCAGAGTAGCCGTCCTGGAATCCCTTACACTTTTCAAGTGGTAAACGATAACAGTGTGAATGCGTTTGCGACGATGGGAGGGTTTGTTTACGTCAACCGAGGGCTATTGATGCTAGCAGATAATGAGGCAGAGTTGGCTAGTGTCATGGCTCATGAGATTGGGCATATCGCTGGACGCCATGCTGTGAAGCAAATGCGGGAAACGGCGATCGCGAGTGGTCTTGTAGGTGCTGCTGGGTTGGACCGGAATACGGCTGCCAATATTGGGGTAGAACTGGCATTCAAACGTCCTAATAGCCGTCGAGATGAGTACGAAGCAGATACCTTAGGACTAGAAACGATGCGTCGTTCTGGATATGCGCCCTCTGCAATGGTGAGCTTCATGAGTAAGCTATTGCGGGGTGGTGGCTCTGTCCCAACGTTTTTGAGTACTCATCCAGCGACCTCTGAACGGATTAGCCGGTTACAACAGTCGATTAGTCAATCCAGTGATTTTGGTGATGGATTAGATAGCCGAGTTTATCGGGCACGGTTGCGATCTCTGTCTTAA
- a CDS encoding diadenosine tetraphosphatase (IMG reference gene:2510095428~PFAM: Calcineurin-like phosphoesterase): MSLVPYTTVSATLQWIWATSYSSAVYKTKGDRMSGTGHRRIIIGDVHGHYNGLMTLLDAIAPGKQDRVYFLGDLIDRGPDSAHVVSFVQHSNYTCLLGNHEQLMMDAFPNGRPFTPALQAWLYSGGRATLASYGDTGVLLEHLNWMKTLPTHLDLDDIWLVHAGVHPLLPIEAQSTQEFCWIRDEFHSTSKPYFPDKLIITGHTITFTLPKVAPGELAQGHGWLDIDTGAYHPKSGWLTGLDISNRLVYQVNVFTEAQRVLQLDEVITRIEPAQVLAHRQTLLNRI, translated from the coding sequence ATGAGCTTAGTGCCCTATACTACCGTGAGCGCAACGCTACAGTGGATTTGGGCTACAAGTTATTCTAGTGCTGTCTACAAAACTAAAGGCGATCGCATGAGCGGAACGGGTCATCGTCGGATCATTATTGGCGATGTTCATGGACATTACAATGGATTGATGACACTATTAGACGCGATCGCACCGGGTAAGCAAGACCGTGTCTACTTTTTGGGAGATCTAATTGATCGAGGTCCCGACAGTGCTCACGTTGTTAGCTTTGTGCAACACAGTAATTACACCTGCTTGTTGGGAAACCATGAACAACTCATGATGGATGCATTTCCCAACGGGCGCCCTTTTACCCCTGCGCTCCAAGCCTGGCTCTACAGTGGAGGACGGGCAACTCTTGCGAGCTATGGTGACACAGGCGTTTTGCTAGAACATCTCAACTGGATGAAAACATTACCAACCCATCTCGACTTAGACGATATTTGGCTGGTTCATGCAGGAGTCCATCCCTTATTACCAATCGAAGCTCAATCAACTCAAGAGTTTTGCTGGATTCGTGACGAATTCCATAGTACCTCTAAACCTTACTTCCCAGACAAACTCATCATTACAGGACACACGATTACTTTTACCTTACCCAAGGTTGCTCCTGGCGAACTCGCCCAAGGACATGGCTGGCTAGACATTGACACAGGTGCTTACCATCCCAAGAGTGGGTGGCTCACTGGTTTGGATATCTCAAACCGATTAGTGTATCAAGTGAACGTTTTCACCGAGGCTCAACGGGTATTGCAGCTTGATGAGGTAATCACCCGAATCGAGCCTGCTCAGGTGCTCGCTCATCGCCAAACGTTGCTAAATCGGATTTGA
- a CDS encoding protein of unknown function (DUF1995) (IMG reference gene:2510095429~PFAM: Domain of unknown function (DUF1995)), translating to MVDFPGTLDDAIAQARTATQAALEAGYSRLQVEIAIPELKPMQPAYQYLSVFEEYGSHLKVFFTDAGAAALARREWAGSPYNIQSIDIQGTRQTTPVEQLVLSEDRVFVFVAPSAVEVGVVEQIANAAGDRPVILFNPRMEDVSVVGIGYAARKLRERFLNTIEPCYYLKPLEGSALIRCYPSLWQVWAETSEGYTLIAEETQKPTLERLDEIFAQVMGVKPTPAQEMFAGLQRILRAIGR from the coding sequence ATGGTTGATTTTCCTGGAACCCTGGATGACGCGATCGCGCAAGCTCGAACTGCTACTCAGGCAGCTTTAGAGGCTGGCTACAGTCGCTTGCAAGTAGAGATTGCTATTCCAGAGCTAAAGCCGATGCAGCCTGCCTACCAGTACCTGTCTGTATTTGAAGAGTATGGTTCTCACTTGAAAGTATTCTTCACTGATGCAGGAGCAGCCGCATTAGCCCGGCGAGAATGGGCAGGTAGCCCTTATAACATTCAGAGCATTGATATTCAGGGAACTCGGCAAACTACACCCGTTGAACAATTAGTCTTATCTGAAGATCGGGTGTTTGTATTTGTTGCCCCTTCAGCCGTTGAAGTTGGGGTAGTTGAACAAATTGCCAATGCTGCGGGCGATCGCCCGGTTATTCTGTTCAATCCCCGGATGGAAGATGTCAGTGTTGTAGGTATTGGTTACGCTGCTCGTAAACTACGAGAGCGCTTTCTCAATACAATTGAGCCTTGCTACTACTTAAAACCTCTAGAAGGATCTGCCTTGATACGATGTTATCCTTCGCTGTGGCAGGTATGGGCAGAAACCTCTGAAGGATATACCCTGATTGCTGAGGAAACACAAAAACCGACCCTGGAAAGATTAGACGAGATTTTTGCCCAGGTAATGGGAGTTAAGCCAACCCCTGCTCAAGAGATGTTTGCTGGGTTACAGCGTATTCTCAGAGCCATCGGGCGCTAG
- a CDS encoding pyruvate/2-oxoglutarate dehydrogenase complex, dihydrolipoamide acyltransferase component (IMG reference gene:2510095430~PFAM: 2-oxoacid dehydrogenases acyltransferase (catalytic domain); e3 binding domain; Biotin-requiring enzyme~TIGRFAM: pyruvate dehydrogenase complex dihydrolipoamide acetyltransferase, long form), with amino-acid sequence MINEVFMPALSSTMTEGKIVSWVKSPGDKVEKGETVVVVESDKADMDVESFYEGYLAAIVVPAGEMAPVGAAIALIAETEAEIETAQQQVSVPAPTSSALKTSAPDVQPQVITASAETTPNGALSNNSRLVASPRARKLAKELKVDLRTLKGTGPHGRIVADDVEAAAGRTPTIPSVAPATMPAPAPVAVPSARSTPVPAAVPVTPGQQVPLTTLQNAVVRNMLVSLEVPTFHVGYTITTDNLDKLYKQVKSKGVTMTALLAKAVAVTLQKHPLVNANFTNQSIYYPASINIAVAVAMDDGGLITPVLQNADKVDLYNLSRTWKDLVDRARAKQLQPDEYSTGTFAISNLGMFGVDRFDAILPPGMGSILAVGASRPTVVATDDGLLGVKRQMQVNITCDHRVIYGAHAAAFLKDLATLIETNPQSLTL; translated from the coding sequence ATGATTAATGAAGTTTTCATGCCTGCTCTTAGTTCCACGATGACCGAGGGAAAGATTGTTTCCTGGGTTAAATCTCCAGGGGACAAAGTGGAAAAAGGCGAAACCGTTGTCGTGGTGGAGTCTGACAAGGCAGACATGGATGTGGAGTCGTTTTACGAAGGCTATCTCGCTGCGATTGTGGTTCCGGCTGGAGAAATGGCACCCGTTGGCGCAGCGATCGCTTTGATTGCTGAAACTGAAGCTGAAATCGAAACCGCACAGCAACAAGTTTCAGTCCCAGCCCCAACTTCCTCTGCCCTAAAAACCAGTGCTCCTGATGTTCAGCCTCAGGTAATTACAGCCTCAGCAGAAACTACCCCCAATGGTGCACTTAGTAACAATAGTCGCCTGGTTGCATCTCCACGAGCACGGAAACTAGCTAAAGAACTCAAAGTTGACTTAAGAACCCTTAAAGGTACCGGGCCTCATGGACGGATTGTGGCGGATGATGTAGAAGCGGCGGCTGGGCGTACCCCCACTATCCCATCTGTGGCTCCTGCAACAATGCCAGCACCAGCACCTGTGGCTGTTCCATCTGCTCGTTCTACTCCGGTGCCTGCCGCTGTGCCAGTAACACCTGGTCAACAAGTGCCGCTGACCACCCTTCAGAATGCCGTTGTTCGTAATATGCTCGTGAGCCTGGAAGTCCCAACTTTCCACGTTGGTTACACGATCACGACGGACAATCTAGATAAACTTTACAAACAAGTCAAGTCCAAAGGCGTCACAATGACGGCACTGCTAGCAAAGGCGGTTGCTGTGACGTTACAAAAACACCCATTAGTCAATGCCAACTTTACCAACCAAAGCATTTATTACCCCGCTTCAATCAACATTGCAGTTGCGGTTGCGATGGATGACGGCGGGTTAATCACACCGGTTCTGCAAAATGCGGATAAGGTGGATCTTTACAATCTCTCTCGCACCTGGAAGGATTTGGTGGATCGCGCTAGAGCTAAACAACTTCAACCTGATGAATACAGCACAGGAACCTTTGCTATCTCAAATTTGGGCATGTTTGGAGTTGATCGGTTTGACGCAATTTTGCCTCCTGGTATGGGGTCTATCCTGGCAGTCGGGGCGTCTCGTCCAACTGTAGTGGCAACGGATGATGGCTTACTGGGTGTAAAGCGCCAAATGCAAGTGAACATCACCTGTGATCATCGAGTCATCTATGGTGCTCACGCAGCAGCATTTCTAAAAGATCTAGCAACGTTGATTGAAACTAATCCTCAATCCCTAACACTTTAA
- a CDS encoding Protein of unknown function (DUF2869) (IMG reference gene:2510095431~PFAM: Protein of unknown function (DUF2869)) has translation MDVPPSQLLLKRTVNVKAIVTPRWKEEAQQQLQAQINQVDNQLQQLEMQAQRMIAEIQKQSLKPPGPETVQQIENIQLQVNQKKSEFLEQKNQVLQQLQQVQMLELDQEVNQGQIESVFRVETGDNLIDKMQVEILLRDGVVEEIRGAV, from the coding sequence ATGGATGTCCCTCCTTCCCAACTGCTTCTAAAGCGTACTGTTAACGTCAAAGCAATTGTCACTCCTCGCTGGAAAGAAGAAGCTCAACAGCAACTCCAGGCTCAAATCAACCAGGTTGATAACCAGTTGCAGCAGTTAGAAATGCAAGCGCAGCGGATGATTGCTGAGATCCAAAAACAGTCGCTTAAACCACCTGGTCCTGAAACTGTACAGCAGATTGAAAATATTCAACTGCAAGTCAACCAAAAGAAAAGCGAATTTCTCGAGCAGAAAAATCAGGTTTTGCAACAACTGCAACAGGTACAAATGTTGGAGTTAGATCAAGAAGTAAATCAAGGGCAAATCGAAAGTGTGTTTAGAGTTGAGACGGGTGATAACTTGATTGACAAAATGCAAGTAGAGATTTTGCTGCGTGATGGGGTGGTTGAAGAAATTCGTGGCGCAGTTTAA